One region of Flavobacterium sp. KACC 22763 genomic DNA includes:
- a CDS encoding Crp/Fnr family transcriptional regulator gives MQQIRDNLELMTKLSDEDWNIFSSKLIRQEFSKKTAILQTGQIENYLSFIEKGILRYYVPSENKDLTFTFVFDGEFTSGYDSFITRLPINYTIEALSDTILWRVSYNDLQDIYAETKVGNTIGRLASEDLFIKKSKRELSLLNDSAEQRYLNLFTEQPHLIQKIPQKYLASYIGITPQALSRIRKRIY, from the coding sequence ATGCAGCAAATAAGGGATAATCTTGAACTAATGACCAAACTTTCTGATGAAGACTGGAACATCTTTTCGTCAAAACTCATTCGTCAGGAATTTTCGAAGAAAACTGCGATACTTCAAACTGGCCAAATAGAAAATTATCTTTCTTTTATAGAAAAAGGAATTCTTAGATATTATGTTCCTTCTGAGAATAAAGACTTAACGTTTACTTTTGTATTTGATGGCGAATTTACAAGCGGATATGATTCATTTATTACCAGATTACCAATAAACTACACTATCGAAGCACTTTCTGACACCATACTTTGGCGCGTTTCTTATAATGATCTTCAGGACATTTATGCCGAAACTAAAGTTGGCAATACTATAGGCCGATTAGCAAGCGAAGATTTATTTATTAAAAAATCAAAGAGAGAGCTCTCTTTGCTAAACGATTCTGCAGAGCAACGCTATCTTAACTTATTCACCGAGCAGCCTCACTTAATACAAAAAATTCCGCAAAAATACCTTGCCTCTTACATTGGCATTACTCCACAAGCTTTAAGCCGAATCAGGAAACGCATTTATTAA
- a CDS encoding DoxX family protein codes for METLIVLFGVFIAILLIIWLTTKRFELAFAGRVAMASMLTFTAVGHFVFAKGMAMMISFLPWANAIVFVTGIIELIAAIGLLLPKTKILTGKLLILFFILLLPANIYAASHNINLQTADYTGKGLSYLWIRIPMQLLFIAWVYFSSLGINQKSK; via the coding sequence ATGGAAACCTTAATCGTGCTTTTTGGAGTTTTTATCGCCATACTGCTTATTATTTGGCTTACCACTAAACGGTTTGAATTAGCATTTGCGGGAAGAGTAGCCATGGCGTCTATGCTGACATTTACTGCTGTTGGGCATTTTGTTTTTGCTAAAGGAATGGCGATGATGATCTCTTTTTTGCCTTGGGCAAATGCTATTGTGTTTGTTACAGGAATCATAGAATTAATTGCTGCAATTGGATTGCTACTGCCAAAAACTAAAATCCTTACAGGAAAACTGCTGATTTTATTCTTTATCTTACTCCTACCCGCTAACATTTATGCCGCAAGCCATAATATCAATTTACAAACTGCCGATTATACCGGCAAAGGCTTATCGTATTTATGGATCAGAATACCAATGCAACTTCTTTTTATAGCATGGGTGTATTTTTCTTCACTAGGAATCAATCAAAAATCAAAATAG
- a CDS encoding RrF2 family transcriptional regulator, translated as MISGKFAITIHILTLLHKFPNDYLSSEFIAGSINLNPVLVRKEIANLKAHHIVESKEGKNGGTKLAVNAADLTLKQIFEMTFETIGLGFAKNQPNPDCPVGKNINQHLEVLYSEMNQNVSKQLEGISLEDFSNQF; from the coding sequence ATGATTTCAGGTAAATTTGCCATAACGATTCACATTCTTACTTTGCTCCATAAATTCCCAAATGATTATTTGTCATCGGAGTTTATTGCGGGAAGTATTAATCTAAATCCTGTTTTGGTCAGAAAAGAAATTGCCAATCTAAAAGCACACCATATTGTAGAAAGTAAAGAAGGAAAAAATGGCGGTACAAAATTGGCAGTAAATGCTGCTGATCTGACTTTAAAACAAATATTCGAAATGACCTTTGAAACGATTGGTTTAGGTTTTGCAAAAAATCAGCCGAATCCCGATTGCCCTGTTGGAAAAAACATCAATCAGCATTTGGAAGTTTTATACAGCGAAATGAATCAAAATGTCAGCAAACAGCTGGAAGGAATTTCATTGGAAGATTTTTCGAATCAGTTTTAA
- a CDS encoding NAD(P)-dependent oxidoreductase translates to MKIALIGATGFVGSAILNELADRKHEITAIARTPKDTANATWVAADIFNVDALAEILKGHDAVVNAYNPGWTNPNIYDDFLAGSKAIQEAVKKSGVKRFITIGGAGSLYVAPDLQAVDTPDFPKEIFPGANAARHYLNIIKEEKDLDWAFFSPAFEMHAGTKTGRTGKYRLGLENPVFNDEQRSILSVEDLAVVITDEVETPKHHQVRFTAGY, encoded by the coding sequence ATGAAAATCGCACTTATTGGAGCTACAGGATTTGTTGGCTCAGCAATTTTAAATGAATTAGCAGACAGAAAACATGAAATTACTGCTATTGCAAGGACTCCAAAAGATACAGCAAACGCAACTTGGGTTGCTGCAGATATTTTTAATGTTGATGCTCTGGCAGAAATCTTAAAAGGTCACGATGCTGTTGTTAATGCTTATAACCCAGGATGGACTAATCCTAATATTTACGATGACTTTTTAGCAGGTTCAAAAGCTATTCAGGAAGCGGTTAAAAAATCAGGCGTTAAACGTTTCATCACAATTGGTGGAGCTGGAAGTTTATATGTTGCTCCAGATTTGCAAGCCGTTGATACTCCAGATTTTCCAAAAGAGATTTTCCCTGGGGCCAATGCTGCAAGACATTATTTAAATATTATTAAAGAAGAAAAAGATTTAGATTGGGCATTCTTTAGTCCTGCTTTCGAAATGCACGCTGGAACCAAAACAGGAAGAACTGGAAAATACCGTTTAGGTTTAGAAAATCCTGTTTTTAATGACGAACAAAGAAGTATTTTATCTGTAGAAGATTTGGCTGTTGTTATTACTGATGAAGTAGAAACTCCAAAACACCATCAAGTTAGATTTACAGCTGGATATTAA